A segment of the Populus alba chromosome 9, ASM523922v2, whole genome shotgun sequence genome:
CCATGACCGGTTAAAACTGACAAGCAAATATGGACCCCACCAGCCTCCCTACGCCAAACACAAATACTTTTATCGGCGGACCCACTAAACACCAAATTACCAGCAGACGCAAGGCATAGGACGGCCATTTTGTGGCCCCGAAGGACCCCACCATGTGACAAGTGCTTTTCACGTTCCCAGAAATTTACCAGCCCATCGGATGATCCGCAGTAAATTACCGCTGATTCTTGATTTACTGAGAGCGCTGTTACCGCGTTTTCCTGTTTTAACAGTGTTTGAACCAAGAAGTGCCCGGTTCTTCTCCCTTGAAGCTCCCTTCTCCACACCTTTACTGTTCCATCAGCGGAGCCGGTAAACACCAACGAATCAAACCCGGTGACGACTGAATTTATGGCGTCGTCGTGTGCTTTAATTGATTCAAGGCATTTATAGTCTGAAGTTCGCCAAACTTTTAGGGTTTTGTCCCAGGATCCTGAGTATAATAAACCCTGATCTTCGTTCAGGCTCaggcatgaaacggcgtcgaaATGCTTGATACGCAAAACGTTGCGATGTCTACGAACTTCTACGTAGTTCTTGGGGTTCACAGAGCTTTTGACGTAATCTTTAAGAGTTGGTACGGTTCCAACTCGTTTGTAAGCACTAGGATTTCGGGAAGATGCCCTCCATACTCTGATCTTGCCATCTTGATGACCAGTGAAAATCTTGTCACCGTGAATAACAATGGCCTTAACCAAGCCACTGTTGGATTTAAACCCAGCAAACTCCTTCAAATTATTCCATACACGTATGTTCTTGCTATCAGAGCCAGTGTATAGCAAATCACCAGAAGCAGCTAGAGAATAAACATGGCCTTCTTCACGTGCAAGGGATCCAACAAGGCCATTCTTAGAGAAGCTATGGTTGACTGGAGATGGTATTACCCATGGAGATTTAGTGTATGGAGATGGCTGGTTCCATGGCGAGAGGTAAGGAGAGCCCTCACCGCTGGGTGGGGTGCTGCCATTGTAATATCTAGGACTCATATTGCTAGATGTTTGGCTGTTTTTGCTGCTAGAATCGTCGACCTCTtcttgattagaaaaaaaagcaGGATCTGAATGCAAGAGAGAACCAAAAGTTGGTCGGTGTATTGAGAGTTCTGCAACCATGGTACCACCTCTTTCGTGTCTCATGTAAAGCAGAGGATTTTACAGCAAATGAAGGGATGAGAGAGTTTTTGGTGGAAGCAATTAGCTTGAGAGATTCTTGTAGGAAAGTTTGGGAGGCAGAAAGTTGGAACCGGTTGAGAAGGGCAAGGGTCTATATATAGGGAGAAGACGGAGCAGTGGTTGGTGATCTAATGGTGTAATAGGTAGACACGTAGAGATAAACAAACGTCATTATTGCAGACCGGGAAACTGGGTGTGCGGGTAACAAGGAaggaatgaagaaaataattgcAAAATGAATGACACgatgtatttattttcttcgTGGTAGGCGTTTAGGATTTACACGCTACTGTATATTTTTTCtgggaaaatatattttatggatATTCTATCAAGAATACGTACTTACGCGTTATCAAGAAAGTGTCAATATTGGATACAAGCTACTTTCACATTGTTTGACT
Coding sequences within it:
- the LOC118058709 gene encoding protein JINGUBANG; the encoded protein is MRHERGGTMVAELSIHRPTFGSLLHSDPAFFSNQEEVDDSSSKNSQTSSNMSPRYYNGSTPPSGEGSPYLSPWNQPSPYTKSPWVIPSPVNHSFSKNGLVGSLAREEGHVYSLAASGDLLYTGSDSKNIRVWNNLKEFAGFKSNSGLVKAIVIHGDKIFTGHQDGKIRVWRASSRNPSAYKRVGTVPTLKDYVKSSVNPKNYVEVRRHRNVLRIKHFDAVSCLSLNEDQGLLYSGSWDKTLKVWRTSDYKCLESIKAHDDAINSVVTGFDSLVFTGSADGTVKVWRRELQGRRTGHFLVQTLLKQENAVTALSVNQESAVIYCGSSDGLVNFWEREKHLSHGGVLRGHKMAVLCLASAGNLVFSGSADKSICVWRREAGGVHICLSVLTGHGGPVKCLAVEEDRESDEGDQHWIVYSGSLDKSVKVWRVSENAPEWRGYQSPRLSSSSPTQSKRRYHG